The following proteins are encoded in a genomic region of Glycine soja cultivar W05 chromosome 17, ASM419377v2, whole genome shotgun sequence:
- the LOC114392238 gene encoding protein TIFY 10A-like, whose protein sequence is MSSSSEYSAFSGPRPAKSPAEKSTFSQTCSLLSQYIKEKGAFGDLTLGMTRTPDTYGSPETSCHSATTMELFPTIIKQRNPTTVDFLSPQSAYPHHSEVPTMVKSSAFKSIEKEPKAAQLTIFYAGQVVVFDDFPAEKLEEIMSLAGKGISQSQNTSACAHTHNQQGNHPSFVPNVSPQAPSRPIVCELPIARKVSLHRFLSKRKDRIASKAPYQINNPNSASNKPAESMTWLGLGAQSTQF, encoded by the exons ATGTCCAGCTCATCGGAATATTCGGCATTTTCCGGCCCCCGCCCGGCCAAGTCGCCGGCCGAGAAGTCCACTTTCTCTCAGACTTGTAGTCTATTGAGCCAATACATCAAGGAAAAAGGTGCCTTCGGAGACCTTACCCTCGGGATGACTCGCACCCCCGATACTTACG GTTCCCCTGAGACATCGTGTCACTCTGCAACAACCATGGAGTTGTTTCCCACCATCATCAAGCAACGGAACCCAACTACTGTGGATTTCCTATCTCCCCAGAGTGCTTATCCTCACCACTCAGAGGTTCCAACCATGGTCAAATCAAG TGCATTTAAGTCTATAGAGAAGGAGCCTAAAGCTGCTCAGTTGACAATCTTTTATGCTGGGCAAgttgttgtgtttgatgatttTCCTGCTGAAAAATTGGAGGAGATAATGTCATTAGCCGGCAAGGGAATATCCCAAAGCCAAAACACCTCTGCATGTGCTCACACTCATAACCAGCAAGGGAATCATCCTTCCTTTGTTCCTAATGTCTCCCCTCAAGCACCGTCCAGACCAATTGTTTGTG AACTGCCAATTGCTAGGAAAGTTTCACTTCATCGGTTCCTTTCTAAGAGAAAAGATAG AATTGCTTCCAAAGCACCATATCAAATAAACAATCCCAACTCTGCTTCAAATAAGCCGGCTGAATCCATGACATGGCTAGGATTAGGTGCTCAATCAACACAATTCTGA
- the LOC114393413 gene encoding probable polygalacturonase codes for MMVETSTLGHFHHQRLDLRRWVPAFFTSHKTLLTLLWIAAFASVFLWQRNIVGGFLVYGGIPGRPMPMLRPMAFNLTDFGGVGDGVTLNTEAFERAVSAVSKFGKKGGAQLNVPPGRWLTAPFNLTSHMTLFLAEDAVILGIDDEKYWPLMPPLPSYGYGREHPGPRYGSLIHGQHLKDVVITGHNGTINGQGQSWWKKYRQKRLNHTRGPLVQIMFSSDIVITNITLRDSPFWTIHPYDCKNITIKGVTILAPVFGAPNTDGIDPDSCEDMLIEDCYISVGDDAIAVKSGWDQYGIDYGRPSMNIMIRNLVVRSMVSAGISIGSEMSGGVSNVTVENLLIWDSRRGVRIKTAPGRGAYVRQITYRNITFENVRVGIVMKTDYNEHPDDGYDPLALPILRDISFTTVHGQGVRVPVRIHGSEEIPVRNVTFKDMSVGLTYKKKHIFQCAFVQGRVIGTIYPAPCENLDRYNEQGQLVKHSASQNVTDIDYDF; via the exons ATGATGGTGGAGACCTCGACGCTAGGGCACTTCCACCACCAAAGGCTCGACCTTCGCCGCTGGGTCCCCGCGTTCTTCACCTCGCACAAGACCCTCTTGACCCTTCTATGGATCGCCGCCTTCGCCTCCGTTTTTCTGTGGCAGAGGAACATAGTGGGCGGGTTTCTGGTCTACGGAGGAATTCCGGGCAGGCCCATGCCCATGCTCCGCCCAATGGCCTTCAATTTGACGGATTTCGGTGGGGTCGGTGACGGCGTTACTCTCAACACCGAGGCTTTCGAGAGGGCCGTTTCTGCGGTTTCTAAGTTCGGGAAGAAAGGCGGTGCGCAGTTGAATGTGCCTCCTGGACGCTGGCTCACGGCGCCGTTTAATCTCACCAGCCACATGACTCTCTTTCTAGCTGAAGATGCTGTTATACTTGGCATTGAT GATGAAAAATATTGGCCACTGATGCCTCCATTGCCTTCATATGGGTATGGGAGGGAGCATCCTGGGCCTCGATATGGCAGTTTGATTCATGGTCAACATCTTAAAGATGTTGTGATAACAG GGCATAACGGTACCATAAATGGACAGGGACAGTCATGGTGGAAAAAATATCGCCAGAAGCGTCTCAACCACACTAGGGGGCCACTTGTTCAGATCATGTTTTCTAGTGACATTGTGATCACTAATATTACTTTGCGTGACTCTCCTTTCTGGACAATTCATCCATATGACTGCAAAAACATTACAATAAAAGGTGTGACTATATTGGCTCCTGTGTTTGGAGCTCCAAATACTGATGGCATAGATCCTG ACTCTTGTGAGGATATGTTGATAGAGGACTGTTACATAAGTGTGGGAGATGATGCAATTGCTGTAAAAAGTGGCTGGGATCAGTATGGAATTGATTATGGAAGGCCTTCCATGAATATAATGATCCGAAACCTTGTTGTTCGCTCTATGGTCAG TGCTGGCATCTCAATAGGCAGTGAAATGTCTGGCGGGGTATCCAATGTCACGGTGGAGAATCTTCTTATATGGGATTCTAGGCGTGGTGTGAGGATCAAGACCGCCCCTGGACGAGGAGCATATGTGCGCCAAATAACTTATCGGAATATAACATTTGAGAATGTTCGAGTTGGAATTGTTATGAAGACAGATTACAATGAACACCCTGATGATGGGTATGACCCTTTGGCACTCCCAATTCTCAGAGACATAAGCTTTACCACAGTCCATGGCCAAGGAGTTCGCGTGCCAGTACGCATACACGGTAGTGAAGAGATTCCTGTGAGAAATGTGACTTTTAAAGATATGTCAGTTGGTCTAACCTACAAGAAGAAGCATATCTTTCAGTGTGCATTTGTTCAAGGCCGTGTAATAGGTACCATCTATCCTGCTCCCTGTGAGAACCTTGATCGGTACAATGAGCAAGGACAGTTGGTTAAGCATTCTGCGTCCCAGAATGTAACAGATATAGATTATGATTTTTGA